The Schistocerca nitens isolate TAMUIC-IGC-003100 chromosome 7, iqSchNite1.1, whole genome shotgun sequence genome contains a region encoding:
- the LOC126195146 gene encoding uncharacterized protein LOC126195146: MTSSVRRWDVLKKYLPNLSLKPLSNSMWGSRVDALTPLRFQIGGVYDALVQISEEFDGMTAHEATSLANPIKNSTLLTSLVIWYDVLLHNSVVSKTLQTIDIHVSETVEMLEKTKVYFETRRTEEMFVSFLTDSKELATELELEDLTLPHESSDIHALELREELKMLSTLLKPGIGSKETLKFIGRHNFCPNVNIALRILLTLPVTVASGERSFSKLKLIETYLRSTMSQTRLNDLATISIENELAEDLNYTDRVKEFAQAKARNVRFT; the protein is encoded by the coding sequence ATGACGTCTTCCGTTCGACGTTGGGATGTCCTGAagaagtatctgcctaacctgtCACTGAAGCCATTGAGCAATAGTATGTGGGGAAGTCGCGTCGATGCACTTACGCCCCTGAGGTTTCAAATTGGAggcgtttatgatgcactggttcagATATCAGAAGAATTCGATGGCATGACCGCTCACGAAGCAACGTCACTTGCGAATCCAATAAAAAATTCCACCCTTCTGACTTCTCTGGTAATCTGGTACGACGTTCTGCTTCACAACAGTGTAGTCAGTAAGACCCTCCAGACCATTGACATACATGTTTCTGAGACtgtggaaatgcttgaaaaaacgAAAGTATATTTTGAGACCAGGAGAACAGAAGAAATGTTTGTGTCTTTCTTGACAGATTCCAAAGAATTGGCTACAGaattagagctagaagatctaacgttaccacATGAGTCAAGCGACATTCatgcactggagttgagggaagaactaaaaatgctttcaacattgttgaaacctggaataggttcaaaagagactctgaagtttataggaagacataatttttgccctaatgttaacattgctctgagaattctcctaacactcccagtgacagttgcgagtggagagaggagtttctcaaaactgaaattgatagagacatacctccgatcaacgatgagccaaactcgtttgaatgatcttgcaacaatatcgattgagaacgagcttgcagaggacttaaattacacagatcgtgtgaaagagtttgcacaagcaAAAGCCAGGAATGTTCGATTTAcctag